One window of the Bremerella sp. JC817 genome contains the following:
- a CDS encoding sigma-70 family RNA polymerase sigma factor, protein MMQRKMTARSREVNRNSADSFTLGFVKKRARQLIGRYGFREADREDVEQTLLKKLVCYLDQADPECPKWKAFVAKTIHRHIATLIRDRTAGKRDHRRTISLQTVIGVEDEQPLDLAAILQGYEIPSRRSQEPRSTHESVELDMDVNECIEVLEDERHRELCWRLMENSITQVAQDMNVPRTTIHSWICKIRSRFEEFGLANYLKK, encoded by the coding sequence ATGATGCAGCGCAAGATGACTGCGCGTTCTCGTGAGGTAAATCGGAATTCGGCCGACTCGTTCACACTTGGCTTCGTAAAGAAGCGTGCACGCCAGCTAATTGGCCGGTATGGCTTTCGAGAAGCAGACCGAGAAGACGTAGAGCAGACGCTTCTCAAGAAATTAGTTTGCTATCTAGATCAGGCTGATCCCGAATGTCCAAAGTGGAAGGCCTTTGTGGCCAAGACGATCCATCGGCATATCGCCACGCTCATCCGGGATCGAACCGCTGGCAAGCGTGATCATCGCCGAACCATCTCTCTGCAGACGGTAATCGGGGTGGAGGACGAACAGCCATTGGATCTGGCTGCCATTTTGCAAGGTTACGAGATTCCTTCCCGTCGCAGCCAAGAGCCTCGTAGCACGCACGAGTCAGTCGAACTCGACATGGACGTGAACGAATGCATCGAGGTTCTGGAGGACGAACGCCATCGGGAGCTCTGCTGGAGACTGATGGAAAATTCCATCACGCAAGTCGCTCAGGACATGAACGTTCCGCGTACCACGATCCACTCTTGGATATGCAAAATTCGGTCGCGGTTCGAGGAATTCGGATTGGCGAATTATTTGAAAAAATGA
- a CDS encoding winged helix-turn-helix domain-containing protein, with the protein MTTKKKTSTTAATKKASTEGTTKGRPAKSTKPADGKPAKQPAIKRLSALDAAAKVLAESKEPLNAKQMIDAMTEKKYWSSPGGKTPHATLYSAILREINTKGKDARFKKIERGKFTTNG; encoded by the coding sequence ATGACCACGAAGAAGAAGACTTCCACGACCGCAGCTACAAAAAAGGCCAGCACCGAGGGCACCACGAAGGGACGACCGGCGAAGTCCACGAAGCCAGCCGATGGAAAACCCGCTAAACAACCAGCCATCAAACGCCTGTCGGCCCTCGACGCCGCGGCCAAGGTACTGGCCGAATCGAAAGAACCGCTCAACGCCAAACAAATGATCGACGCTATGACCGAGAAGAAGTATTGGTCCAGCCCAGGGGGCAAGACACCGCACGCCACGCTCTACTCGGCGATCCTTCGAGAGATTAACACCAAGGGTAAAGACGCTCGGTTCAAGAAGATCGAACGAGGCAAGTTCACGACCAACGGCTAG
- a CDS encoding DNA modification methylase, translating into MKIEHRKLSDIRPYDKNPRKNDQAVEAVVKSIQAFGFRQPIVVDCEGVIVVGHTRWKAAEQLKLESVPVHVATELTPEQAQAYRIADNQTASIAQWDKDLLRIELVDLQGLEFDLDLLGFSPDDLTKYLGESIGDGLVDPDDVPEPPDEATTQSGDLWILGDHRLLCGDSSKEADVDRLLDGRSIQLVNTDPPYNVKVEPRSGNAIAAGNSSFTKKAHAKGAQDKSQPRKMRAKDRPLANDFVSDGEFDLLLDAWFGNMARVLDVGRGFYIWGGYANCGNYPPVLKKHGLYFSQAIIWDKEHPVLTRKDFMGAHEWSFYGWKEGAAHQYFGPNNATDLWRVKKVNPTAMVHLTEKPVELAVRAIQYSSRAEENVLDLFGGSGSTLIGCQQTGRKAFLMELDPPYCDVIVQRWEKFTGQKAECQHAAS; encoded by the coding sequence ATGAAAATCGAACATCGAAAGCTGTCGGACATTCGTCCTTATGACAAGAACCCGCGTAAGAACGATCAGGCCGTGGAAGCGGTGGTGAAGTCGATTCAGGCATTCGGCTTTCGCCAGCCGATCGTGGTCGATTGCGAAGGTGTGATCGTCGTAGGGCACACACGCTGGAAAGCGGCCGAGCAATTGAAACTTGAGTCAGTACCGGTCCACGTGGCCACGGAACTCACACCGGAGCAGGCCCAGGCTTATCGGATTGCCGACAACCAAACGGCCTCGATCGCCCAGTGGGACAAAGATCTGTTGAGGATCGAACTGGTTGATTTGCAGGGATTGGAGTTTGATCTGGACCTGCTGGGTTTCTCGCCGGACGATCTGACCAAGTACCTCGGAGAATCGATCGGAGATGGACTGGTCGATCCGGACGATGTGCCTGAGCCGCCGGACGAAGCGACGACCCAATCTGGCGACCTGTGGATCCTGGGGGATCACCGACTGCTGTGTGGTGATTCTTCCAAAGAGGCAGATGTCGATCGTCTGCTGGACGGCCGGTCGATCCAACTGGTGAATACGGACCCTCCTTACAACGTGAAAGTCGAGCCACGTTCTGGCAACGCGATCGCTGCAGGCAATTCGAGCTTTACCAAGAAGGCCCATGCCAAGGGGGCTCAGGATAAATCCCAACCGCGAAAGATGCGCGCCAAAGACCGACCGCTGGCCAATGATTTCGTGAGTGACGGTGAGTTCGATCTACTGCTCGACGCCTGGTTCGGCAACATGGCCCGCGTACTGGACGTGGGGCGTGGCTTCTACATTTGGGGAGGGTATGCCAACTGTGGGAACTATCCACCAGTCCTGAAGAAGCATGGATTGTACTTCTCGCAGGCGATCATCTGGGACAAGGAGCATCCGGTTCTCACCCGGAAAGACTTCATGGGCGCCCACGAATGGAGCTTCTACGGTTGGAAAGAGGGGGCTGCCCATCAGTATTTCGGGCCGAACAATGCGACCGACCTGTGGCGGGTGAAGAAGGTCAATCCGACGGCGATGGTCCACCTTACCGAGAAGCCGGTCGAGTTGGCCGTGCGTGCGATTCAATATTCTTCCCGAGCCGAGGAAAACGTACTCGATCTATTTGGCGGCAGCGGAAGCACACTCATCGGTTGTCAGCAGACGGGTCGAAAGGCGTTTCTGATGGAACTCGATCCACCTTACTGCGATGTCATCGTGCAGAGGTGGGAGAAATTCACGGGGCAAAAAGCGGAGTGCCAACACGCAGCATCATGA
- a CDS encoding site-specific integrase, with protein MITSQITGIDGTKILMRGELITVLNDLHRKAPRSANTRMNLAIFRLAVCCGLRVSEIGSLRLRDVYLVRPRPHIRIPRGAAKGGKPRTVPLWWDAGTLADLTAWKEQRLAEGAKETDALIASRRHGGALSRYTLRKRFLTACKCLGNSRVHTLTIHHGRHTFISHALAGGRTLAEVRDAAGHANVSITSGYLHVVIEEEEESGTLFA; from the coding sequence ATGATTACCTCCCAGATCACCGGCATCGATGGTACGAAGATTTTGATGCGGGGCGAGCTAATAACCGTGCTAAACGACCTGCACCGCAAGGCACCACGATCCGCCAATACACGCATGAATTTGGCGATCTTCCGATTGGCCGTATGTTGTGGCCTGCGGGTGAGCGAGATAGGAAGCTTGCGATTGCGCGATGTGTATCTGGTCCGACCGCGACCACACATACGCATTCCCCGAGGTGCGGCGAAAGGGGGCAAACCCCGGACCGTACCGCTGTGGTGGGACGCCGGTACTCTAGCCGATCTTACGGCGTGGAAAGAGCAGCGGTTGGCGGAAGGGGCAAAGGAGACTGATGCGCTGATTGCATCGCGACGCCATGGAGGGGCCCTGTCACGCTATACATTACGCAAGCGGTTTCTCACGGCCTGCAAATGCTTGGGAAACTCGCGAGTGCACACGCTCACGATCCACCACGGAAGGCATACGTTTATTAGCCACGCCCTGGCAGGCGGACGAACCTTGGCCGAGGTACGTGACGCCGCGGGACACGCTAACGTCAGCATTACCTCTGGCTACTTGCATGTGGTGATCGAGGAGGAAGAAGAGTCCGGAACGTTGTTCGCGTAG